From the genome of Crocosphaera sp. UHCC 0190:
AAAACCAACAGCAGTATTAACGATAAAAGTCATGATATTAGAAACTCTATACTAGGGTTAGTGGGTGCAGCAATGATAGGGGTAAATCGTAAAAAGACTCTACTTAATCTAAAGTATTCCCTAATTTGGTCTAAGAATCTATATACTCAGAAATTTTTTGCCAAACAATTTGTAACATTTCTGGTTGTTCTTTCTGAAAAAAGAAATGTTCACCGGAAAACATCTTTACCCTAAAATCTTGACTGGTTTGTTGACTCCAGCTTTCAAGATCTTTTTGACTAACTTTCCTATCATCTACCCCTCCAAAGGCATAAATGGGACAATTCAGAAGATCACCAGACCCATACAAATACGTCTCCATGAGGGCAAAATCTGCGCGTAAAATGGGGAGAAATTGTTGATCAAATTCAGCTTTTTTGAGGGTTTCTTCGGGAATTCCCTGGAATTTCTGGAGAGCTTCTTTAAATTTAGAATCTCCTAACTGATGCAACGGTACATCAAAATCGGGAATTTGGGGAGCGCGACTACTCGAAACAAATAGACAAACAGGACTTTGCTTGTTCTGTCGGCGAAGTTCACGGGTTAATTCAAAGCTTAATAAGGCCCCCATACTATGACCAAAAAAGGCAAAGGGACGATCAAGATAAGGACAAATTAAAGGAACTAAGGTTTGAATTAGAGGTTTTAGTCCCGTAAAAGGAGGTTCTTGATCTCGATTTTCTCGACCAGGTAACTGAACGGGACAAATTTCGATGTCAGACGGAAAGAATTTTGACCAAGATTGAAAAATTGAAGCCCCTGCACCTGCATAGGGAAAACAGAAGAGACGTAAACGAGGTTGAGAATTTTTATCCAAAAAAGGAAACCATAAATCTTGTTGGGTTTGCTTTTCTCTGTTTAATTCTGGTTCAGAGTCTCTATGAGTAGCTTGACTGGTAATCAGATGCAGCACCTGATCAAAAAACTGCTCAATGGTCAGTGCGGCGAAATATTCCACAGGAACGGCTATTTCTAGAGTCATTTCTAGCTCTTTTCTGATTTCGGTTGCCATCAAAGAGTCAATTCCTAAACTAGATAGAGGTTGTTGCCAGTCAATTTGATTGGCAGGAATTTTCGTAACTTTTCCTAACAGTTTACCAAGGTAAGATTGAAGCAATTCTTGACATTCTTGAGGATCAGCTTGCAGTAATTGAGTTTTGGTCAAGCTTTGACTTGGTTTTGTGTCAGTTTTAGATGTTTCTGGGAATGACTCAGTGGATGTAGATAAATTTTGGTTTTTCTCAATGACTGAAGATGACGGTGATGAAGGTTGCGCTTGGGTGAGTAAGACATCAACTAACCTGGGTAACAGTTTCACCTCTTTATCTGAAAAATTGCCGACAGTTTGTAACTGCTGTAATAATATTTGATGGACTAAGTTACTGGTTGAGACAGTTGGGGTTAACTTTTTAGAAGAATCAGTGTCTAACCAATATCGTTTTCGTTGGAAGGGATAGGTAGGCAAGGAGATGGGACGACGTACATAATCTTGATCAAATTTAGACCAATTAATATTAATTCCCCTAACATAAAGCATGGCCAAACTGTTCAATATGTGTAGCCAATTTTCTTGTTCTGGACGCAAACTCGGAAGCCATAATTGTGCTTGTTCTGGTAAACAGTGACGACCCATTCCTAACAGAATCGGTTTGGGTCCAATTTCTAGAAACACTTCATAGCCCTGTTGCGCCAGGGTTTCCATGCTCTCAGCAAATCTTACAGGTTGGAGGATATGAAGACACCAATATTCAGGCGTTCCTATGTCTTGGCTGGCCAGTTGTCCTGTCACATTAGAAATAATGTTAATTTGGGGTTGATGATAGGTAATTTCTTGGGCAATTTGGCGAAATTCCTCTAACATCGGTTCCATCGCGGGTGAGTGAAAGGCATGAGAAACTTGTAAGGGTTTTGTTTTAATGCCTTCAGATTCAAAGATTGCTTGTACTTCCGTAACGACTTCAGATAAACCAGAAATCACGATGCTTTGTGGCCCATTGTAAGCAGCAATGACTACTTCTTGACCGTAGGGTTGCAAGACAGCTTTAACCTTGGTTTCATCAGCGAGAACAGCCATCATAGACCCATCTTGAGGTAATGCTTGCATTAAGCGTCCCCTCTGGGCAATCAGTTTCAGTCCATCTTCCAGACTAAACAAACCAGCAACACAAGCGGCGACGTATTCTCCCACACTATGACCCATAACCACATCAGGTTTAATGCCCCAAGATTGCCATAATTGAGCTAAAGCATATTCGAGGGCAAAGAGGGCGGGTTGTGTGTAGGCCGTTTCATGAATGGGAGATGATTGCCCCTCCCTAGGGTAAAGAATCTCTAGTAGGGGTTTATCTAAGTAGGGACGCAAAATTTGGTCACAGCGATCTAAAATTTCTCGAAACCTGGGCTGAGTTTCATACAACTGTCGCCCCATATCCTCATATTGTGATCCTTGGCCAGTAAACAAAAAGGCAATTTTCTGAGCTTTCCGAGACGTTACTATCCCTGAGATTCCATTGCTTTCTTCTTGATGTGCAAAGGCGGCTAATTCTCGCTGTAAGTCTTCTGAAGTGTCGGTGACAATGGCTAATCGATGTTCAAACTGCGATCGCCCTGTATTCGCACTAAAATAAATATCGGCCACAGAAATATCAGGATGGGATGCCAAAAATGTTTGATAACGATTCGCCATCTCTAATAAAGCTGGTTCAGTTTTGGCTGAGAGGGTTAACAGATGGTAAGGACGTTCTTGGGATGATGATTGAGCGTCAAGGGTTTCTGATGTCTGAGGGGCTTCTTCAACAATCAGATGACAATTGGTTCCCCCAAACCCAAAAGCACTAATTCCCGCGAGGCGTTTTTCTGAGGGTGTTTCCCAAGGTTCACACTGGAGAGGAATTCTTAGAGGCGTTCCTTCGACTGAAATATAGGGATTAAGTTGTTGAAGATTGAGATGCTGGGGAATTTCTTGGTGTTGCAGGGACAAAACGACTTTGATTAAACCTGCAATACCGGCCGCTGATTCTAAATGGCCAATATTGGTTTTAACAGATCCAATCCAACAGGGTTGATCCGGTTGACGATTTTCCATCAAAACCTTTTTCAAGGAGTTAAATTCTTGGGGATCACCCAGAGGGGTTCCTGTCCCATGAGCTTCAATATAGCTGATTTGATTCGCCTTAACCCCCGCATTTTTCAAAGCTTGACGAATGACTGCCTGTTGAGATGGGCCATTAGGTGCTGTTAAACCATTCGTTAAGCCATCTTGATTAACTGCCGAGCCTTTAATCACAGCATAAATCTTATTTTCACCCCGTAGCGCGTCTGAAAGCCTTTTTAGAACAACGATGCCACATCCTTCGCCGCGAACATAGCCATCTGCTCTGGCATCAAAGGTTTTACAATGGCCATCGGATGCCATCATGCGAGCTTGAGAAAAGATAATTGTGCCTTCTGGGGACAAAATTAGGTTAACGCCCCCCGCTAAACATAAATCTGATTCCTGAAGCCGTAGACTTTGACAAGCATAGTGAACTGCTACGAGGGATGAGGAACAAGCAGTATCTATGGCTAAACTAGGCCCCTTTAAATTTAACAGGTAGGATAAACGATTGGCTGTAATGCACAATGCGTTTCCGGTTCCACTATAAGCACTTATTTTAGAGATATCTTGTAGGGATGCTCTACCATAATCATTATTACTAATACCGACAAAAACCCCTGTTTGACTTTCAGCAAG
Proteins encoded in this window:
- a CDS encoding beta-ketoacyl synthase N-terminal-like domain-containing protein gives rise to the protein MEPIAIIGLSCRFPSANDPQHYWQLLRNGIDAITEVPPDRWDIESLYEETPATPGKMNTKWGGFLKEIDAFDAEFFRISPREAEYIDPQQRLLLEVAWEALENGGLIPKELAESQTGVFVGISNNDYGRASLQDISKISAYSGTGNALCITANRLSYLLNLKGPSLAIDTACSSSLVAVHYACQSLRLQESDLCLAGGVNLILSPEGTIIFSQARMMASDGHCKTFDARADGYVRGEGCGIVVLKRLSDALRGENKIYAVIKGSAVNQDGLTNGLTAPNGPSQQAVIRQALKNAGVKANQISYIEAHGTGTPLGDPQEFNSLKKVLMENRQPDQPCWIGSVKTNIGHLESAAGIAGLIKVVLSLQHQEIPQHLNLQQLNPYISVEGTPLRIPLQCEPWETPSEKRLAGISAFGFGGTNCHLIVEEAPQTSETLDAQSSSQERPYHLLTLSAKTEPALLEMANRYQTFLASHPDISVADIYFSANTGRSQFEHRLAIVTDTSEDLQRELAAFAHQEESNGISGIVTSRKAQKIAFLFTGQGSQYEDMGRQLYETQPRFREILDRCDQILRPYLDKPLLEILYPREGQSSPIHETAYTQPALFALEYALAQLWQSWGIKPDVVMGHSVGEYVAACVAGLFSLEDGLKLIAQRGRLMQALPQDGSMMAVLADETKVKAVLQPYGQEVVIAAYNGPQSIVISGLSEVVTEVQAIFESEGIKTKPLQVSHAFHSPAMEPMLEEFRQIAQEITYHQPQINIISNVTGQLASQDIGTPEYWCLHILQPVRFAESMETLAQQGYEVFLEIGPKPILLGMGRHCLPEQAQLWLPSLRPEQENWLHILNSLAMLYVRGININWSKFDQDYVRRPISLPTYPFQRKRYWLDTDSSKKLTPTVSTSNLVHQILLQQLQTVGNFSDKEVKLLPRLVDVLLTQAQPSSPSSSVIEKNQNLSTSTESFPETSKTDTKPSQSLTKTQLLQADPQECQELLQSYLGKLLGKVTKIPANQIDWQQPLSSLGIDSLMATEIRKELEMTLEIAVPVEYFAALTIEQFFDQVLHLITSQATHRDSEPELNREKQTQQDLWFPFLDKNSQPRLRLFCFPYAGAGASIFQSWSKFFPSDIEICPVQLPGRENRDQEPPFTGLKPLIQTLVPLICPYLDRPFAFFGHSMGALLSFELTRELRRQNKQSPVCLFVSSSRAPQIPDFDVPLHQLGDSKFKEALQKFQGIPEETLKKAEFDQQFLPILRADFALMETYLYGSGDLLNCPIYAFGGVDDRKVSQKDLESWSQQTSQDFRVKMFSGEHFFFQKEQPEMLQIVWQKISEYIDS